aagagaaaaactttTTCTGAACTATTTTATGTTTATAGTTTTTAcctttcttatctttattttttctgtcttaaaataataatcacatgttatatttaaaattgttttagaaacaaatttatttatttttttaactaaatatgtgtatgtgtttgatatatatatatatatcagcctCTAAATACACGTTTATTTTTCTGTATATCCTTATGCtaactaaacattaaaaaaaaaagggggggttttattatttattgaagcTTTTAATGAGCTGTTGCCGACAAATCGATATATGGTTGGTAGTAGATAGATGGGTGCTGGCTAACCACCGAAGCCTGTGATCGCCGCCGGGGCACAAGATTTCTCGATATTGTTTCATTTGGATACCACGCTGTCCTCCTCTAGCCATAAAAGCTGCTTTGATTATTTTGTCTtctattgaatttttaaaataaccttttttttttcttaatttattagtattaaaacttaaaagtaCTAACTCTGACACTCCACTGGCGTAACCCAGATCCTCTCATGTTCTTTTCTACATGAAAACTCTCTATCTAGCTTGAAAATAACCCCAGAGGATTTGGGCTGGCATCACGTTGGTTTTCACTGCAGTGGAAACGTAAACGTAGTcggtgaatttttttaatttaaaaatgtattaaaattattttttttattttttaaaaattatttttaatattaatatattaaaataatttaaaaacataaaaaaaatataatttaaagtaaaaaaaattaaaataattataaaaggttattaaatgtaaaaacaaaccgGGCTGTGTTTGCACTAGAatctcaataaaatttgaatacttttatttaaaatgattgttttatattttttaagtgttaatattataaataattttttaaaaaataaaaaatatattattttaaataaaaaaaacacattattttatcaaactttTAACAGCCCTTCAAAGGACAGTGGCAGCTAgaacaatataataatttaagcttCAAGGAGTTATTTCGGTAATTAAGtcccttcttcttttctttcaaaaaaagagCAGCCTTAGGATCTTCAATATCTTAGGCATTTGTTTACAAGGTGTGGTGTGTTGCGGgctgtattttatatattttaaaaatatttaattaatcaatagcTTTTATGTCCATTAAAAATTACGGTCAAATCCTGATTTATTACATAGATTCTACcgaaaattctttcaaaatcttaataaaaaaaaaaactagaatttatatatatatttttttaaacctccTGTTTCTGAAAACAACCACATAAACTAATACAACACTACCACATATGGGGTTGTGGTCTAGTTGTTAAAAGAATTTGTTCCCTTTCTCTATATCAGGGTTCAAATGCCACTTGTATAAACCTGTCATCCTTGCGGTGCTTTACATGtttactgggcttgcaggatgttcagtgagcccgagaattagttgtggtgcacgcaagctggtccggacatcccgaattataaaaaaaaaaaaaaaaaatacaacactaCCACTATCAGGACACATAGGCTTATGGGTATGGTAGCATCTCCTTCTTCCTACAAACCAGTTCGAGAATaacttttgttataaaaaaaaaaaaaaaaagtaaatggtGGTTGATGGATATGGAAGTAAAGAAAGGCTGCCGTGCTCTGACTCCGTTCAAACGTCTGAACATTCACACTGCTTTGGTGGCCTTGATTTTGGCCCTAAAGCCACGGAGTTTGAATTGATTGTTCTGATGACTGAGAGAGGGACCTTTTTTTGACTtagcaaataaaatattggcgttgtctctctctctctctctctctctatggcCTTGAGATGTTAAAAAACTGTAAGAAACAATTTCAACTATAATAATGCACCTTCGTTATTTCATGGAAACGGACCCTTTCCCTCTCCTGGGTCCTATCGCGGGCCACCCGGCTAGAGTTGTTCGCACTTGTGGCTGTCCTTTTCAACACAAAATGACATTTGCTGTGCGCTTGTTCACGAAACAAACATGGAAAATTCTATGGCGTGGATGCCCAGAAAATTTGGGGGAGAGTGACTGAGAGATCGACAATGGCATGCAGGTGGAATATCACTTGCTTGCTGTGGAATTGTTTTGTGTATGCATGATTTGCAGTCTCATGACTGGCTTTGAAAGGGAGAGTGGCTGAGAGGTCCATAATGGCATGCTGGTGGAATATTACTTGCTTGCTGTGGAATTGTTTTGTGTATGCATGATTTGCAGTCCCATGACTCATGTTAATGGCCTTTTCTATGTGAGAAGGAAATCAACTCCGTGGTTAAAAAGAATTCTATAGAGATACTTTCAATTTCTACTCTTCATTCTTTCTTTTGGTCTGTTCTGACCAAACTTTAATTTCAGCAGGAAAAGAAACTTTAATTTCGCAGCTTGCAAGACTACAAGATTGCTTGGAAGTGTAGGTGGACAAAACTTCCTGGTATTCGCAACTGAGAAGAGGAAGCAGCTTCCTATTTGCAGCCGGGAAATGTCAATGTTCCTTCTCATTCCAAGTTCCACAGCTAACTTTTCTCAATAATCATCATCTAAACCTTCCGGAAAGCCATGAAAAGTCGACCATTGGGCTTATGGAATTTATCAGATGAGATTGCTGATGCCAAAGTAAACAGTTCTTTGTTGGAAATCATTGATGGCATGGTTAACCATAAAATGACCAATCGGAGACTTGAAACGAAGGCCATATCCAAGCCCAACTCCGGATCCCGGTTTGCCCTGCCTCATTGCTGGATTTCCTGAAACTCCAAAATTGAACTGTATCATGAGGCCAATAACAACAacatcagcaaaaaaaaaaaaaaaaatggggtactaacaaagaagaaataggaggggaaaaaaaaagacttcagAGTTCCAAAGGCGAAAAGTGCAAAATTCACAATGGTTAAGAAAATAACATGAAGCAGTGGTAGTTGGCTAGTTGCCACACAGAGGGTTGTGGAACATGGTCGAGTGAAAACACTGAGCAATTGCAGACAATATCAAATGAGGGGTGCTCAAACAGATCCGTTGATGTAGGATCAACATAGACAAGATAACTTAATCAGGTTAGCAAAAGAAAGGGAAAGCAGTATACTGTATAcaactaataattaataaaaaccaagGCTTCATACTTGCTAGTGAAAGAAGGACTAAATCCTTGCCTTCATTCTCATCCAATTTACAAACCAGACTCCTGTTTAAATTCCTACATGCATATGTTTATGTCCTGGGAACTCTATAAAAAGTTGTTTTCTTGTTGCTCCTTGAACTGAGCCCCTTATGCAACTAAGAACAAAATGCAGGTTCTTTTGAATCTCTAAAACATTGTAACtacttttgcttttctttgccATTTTTATATGGAGAAGCAGGATGTCACTAGTCCTCGGCAACATAAATACTATCGGACCTTGCAATAGAAAAGTTCAactgaaaatgataagaaaaactGTGAGTAGAGCACAATTCCTAAGCAAGTGAAAGAAGTCAATTTACCAGGTACAAGACAAGCAGATCTCAAATCGGTTCCAAAGTCCAAGAAAAAAGCACCGTCCAACATCTTATTCTGAGTACAGTAAGAAATGCATTGAAAGTAAGTTGACATGCATCAGTTCATCAAACTCAGTTAtggtagaaaaaatattcagaaGGCAAAATGGCATAATGGAAGTGCAGCTCCAATAGAATTTTGCAGTAAATTTTAAGAATTACTAGTGCGATGAACCCACACCTTCTGACTACATGTCTAAGTTCCACCAATATAAAAGCTAGAGGTGCTAGGCTCGAAATATCTAATAAATCAGGAGAGGACATGAACAGATGATATGGAAATAAGGAAATGAGATATGGCATGCAATGATCCTTTCTGACCACCAATCTCATGGtagaaagaaaagtaaaagcTGGTTGATTATTTTAAGTCTAGAGGTGTCTTAGGATTGCATCACCTAGAGGCAACCCTTAAAAGAATATACATATTACCATAGCATTACCAGATCTCCAACAAGTTCTGTGCAAGTTGAGTGGTCATATAATTGGGGACCCTTATTGGACCCTTCAAGTCCGTGAGCCGAAGATTAACTTCATCTTTGACAGTGATACAAACCTAAAGGACTTATTACTTCTTACGTACTCACTTTACCACAGTTCCAAATACCTTGATTTTGCATATGAATCTCAGAAAACCCAGTTGACCATACTGTAAGCTTTCATGTAACAGAATAAACGACCATGGTAAAGATAGTGTTGCAAAATAGCAATGAGTACCAACAGCATCTAAAATGCATCTATACCAAATAGAAGGTGTGTTAGAGAATCTAATTTATCTAGAGATGACTCGGGCAATAACTCAATTGAAGATGACCATAACACCAATTTCCAAGATTCAAAACATAgagatttcttatttttctttgagggttagtaaaatatttcaattctaCTTCTGCTGCGAATGCAATCCTCTAAGAAACTCTTATgataaagaggaaaaaagatcACAGACTCTAGAATCTTGTTTCTTCTCCACCAGCAAAGAGCATTTCTTGTCACTTGCAAGAAACGACCACCTATTTTCGTAGCCCAAGATTCAAAACTAGGAAATTGTGGTCTACACAGTCAAATCTAATTAACATGACCTTGCTCAGCAAAGTACAGATTATATAACCTCATCAACATGCTGCCAGcactacaaaaaaatttatcgtGCATTTCAAAACAAACCTTGAAAGAGAGAGGTGGGAAGGAGGGTTTTAGAGACAAAACCAAGTGGACAGGTGATGCAGCCATGGGAAATGACCATTTCTCACTATTCCTTAGTTCAACCTCAGCtaggttttttgtgttttagctACCCAACTACATATGGTATTAGGTGGCACCGCATATTTTCTCCTAAATTGTCAACTTTTCAATGTTTTCCTAAACAAACTACAATCACATGGCAAGACAAACTACTGTATTTATGAATTATGAAGAAATATTAGGGGAATCAGATAGAGTAATCAATTTCATTGCTTCTCCTCTTCTACATTCAACATCCAACACAACGAAACACACAACAGCTCCTTGCATAAAAATGAAACCTGGATATAAAatgatgtctttttttattattaaattgttgAACGTATTCTGATCAGTCCAGGTGCTGCTGCAACATAAGTATTTAGAGCCAAATGGGTCTCTTCCTTAAGATTTCTGTGAAGAATTAATGAACTGTAAATTGCAGCAGTATGAACCAGGTGCTGCTGCAACATAAGTATTTAGAGCCAAATGGGTCTCTTCCTTAAGATTTCTGTGAAGATTAATGAACTTTAAATTGCAGCAGTATGAACCGGAACGATGTGCATCATATAATGATCTGTTGTCCTCAAAGATATGATGACAGCATTACATACCAAAGGAAATGTCAATTCACTATTTGCAACCAGACATGATCTCCCAGATCCAACAGCACCCTCACCATATCCTCGTACACTACCAAGCCCTCCAATTGCAAATGCTTGGTAAGGAGCCATGTCCCCTACAATGGAACCACCTGCCAGGCTGTCAGAAGAAAAGAGTAAGAGTCATGCAAAGGAGAAAGAATGAGAAGCATGACTGTATATTTTCTTCCAACAACCAAGATGCTCAAGAGGATAGCAAGAATTGCAGCATGCTTCCAGTGAAACGAGCTGAATAACAAGCATAGCCAGTGCTCCATCTCGTTTCAAGcattattttactaaatttcaGATTAAGATTCTGTATACACTCTATCAACCATGATATCATTTCCTTTTGTTATCTCCAGCAAATCACTAGTTCCTAGAACCATGACTTTTATGCTAGTGTGACCCTTGAAAAACTCTTGATATTTACATCTTGCTTCCCAGTTCCCATTGTTTTCAGGGTCTTCCCACTTTTTTGGACCACTATGTCGCCACTTGATCTAACAACCACAGAACACCTACTCAAGACAACATAGAAAACTTGCTCACCTTGCCAATAAAAATGATGGTCCAAGTTTGACTCCTTTTGTTGCAATAAACTTGAACTTGTTAAAGATTAGCCACTTTGATAGAATAGGAATCCCTTGTTCAATTTGCATTCTAAACTGGATATAAGAAAACTCATAGTTAGTGAAAAGCAGCACGACTGGCATGTAAGGTTTATGTATCAAGACTGAGATTGGAACTATTGTATGAGAGAACTGCAGCTCAACCTCAACCTCAACCTCAACCTCAACGAATATGAATATGTATACACAATTTATATACCAGCAAGAAAAGATGGTTTACCCGATAAAAACTGTGATCATTTGCTTTTGCATATTGAGACTCTTGCTTCAAAACTACCATGTTGTCATGGGGACTGCCACTGTATTACAAGCATTTTACTGACCAATTAGGAAGCTAAACGTTAGAAAAcacttgaaaattgaaataatagaaGTGCAGGCAACCTGCGTGTCAATGGGAACCCATCAATGTCCCTGGTTATAGAGCGCCAACTATCATTCACTATTTGTACATGCTGCACAACTTAAAACATTTAAGTTTCTTAATAAATCAACCATAGATGACAGGAAAAAAACTATGCAGCTGAAAATAACAATACAAGTATAGGTGCTTATTAAGCATGGCCAGAACCTCAAATTTGATACTGGTGGTGCTGCTCCAATCAGAAGTTGCAGGCTCATTTCTATCCAAACCAGCAGATATTCGAGACAAATTTACACCTCCGCTCCCAGAACGAGAGAAATTGTCAATTGGTATACCGTGGACCCCAATTTCAGGTGAAAAGGAATGCTGGGCCAAATAATtcacaaatcaataaaaatacatgtgaATTGGAGAAAGGAAAATATCAATCCTTTTCGTTTAAAATCCCAGTGGGGTGTTTTCTctgaaaaacctttttttttttagattttctgtaccaaaaaaaaaaatggaagtaaAAGGTTCTTTAAAACCCAATTTCTAAATTTTCCATATGCAAAACACAGTAATAACCAAAGATTGATCATAGCTTATAGCAACTGACCTgaataacaaaacatttttgAGAAAGCCACTCAGGTCTTGGCCTTCTAAAAGCTATTATGACATTTGAATCATAGAGCCCCTTATCCCATGATACATCAAGCTTCTCACTTCCACCAAATAAATTGGGGTGTTTGATGCAAAGACTGCAAAAAGCCAATTGAATTGATTGTCAAACAAGTACCCTAATTTACTATTACTTTTTTGCAAACAGGCACGAATTTTAATCTTGTTTTGCTTTTCTCTGGTTTGCAAACATGGCTAAAGAACAAAGCCTCGCACTTCTTGAATTCAATCACATAAAAAGATTGTAAGACTTAAgaatctttccttttattttcctaccattttctcagacaaagaaaattcccacaagaagaagaaaaaagtaagaGGATAcgccataaaaataaaagctcgGTACCCAATAAATGAAATGGCAAagattataaagaaaaaggaaaagaccCACCTCCCAATTATCAGAGAAAGAGGACTTCCAGTGCTCCTGcagttttatataaatagaacCGGTGACTGTGGCTGAGCGAGAGGGAGATGTGGATGCtagtaattatttatttaattaaattaataaataaatagacaaAATCAAGAACCTGAGAGAAGGAAGCCTCAAAGCAGCACATAGCTTGTGAGTGAAATCAACATTCGCATCAATCTTGGCTGTAACATGTCAACGTTTCAAGAAGAAATTAAGACAGGTTAACAACAGAAAATTcctaaaaagaaatagaaaaaacattggcaagaaatatataaaacaaaaaatgatactGACCTTTTCCAGCATGGACGCTCTCTTGAGCTCCCATGTGTATTATCTACTGAAGAAGCATCAAAACGTTAatgaatgatgatgatggagGTGTAGTAAGCAACGCAGCAAACAAAGGAGAAGAAAGGAATAATGCAAAGGAGAGACAAACGAGACAAAGATTTTTGCATGTATAGAATGTTTTAGTCTCAAGTTTGTTATCCCTGTGTTTTTGCTTGCTTGCTTCTTTTTAGGGGGGGTGGATAATACCCGAACCCAAAATAACCATCAAGCCCAACTTGGAACCGATTAGGTATGGGTTTTTATACCAAACCCAATCCAATCAAGTTTTAGGTATTTTTGGCTATCCATAATCTAAGCTTAAATGCTATAATTTACGATTATTTAATGCTTAAttagtttgatatatatatatatatatatatatatatatatatatatatatatatttggggtTGGATTTAAGTTAAATTAGCTCTTAcatcaaactaaaattttaccagaaaattttaaaatttttattttataaaaagttaaaattttatagtaatcaaatttttaaaaaaaaaaaaccttatgatAAAGACTAAAAGAGAATTTCttgtatttatagaaaaaaaatttctaatttatcctttaatattttctatgtttttttatttaattttttttaatgttattgtttaatatttagttagttagaaattagacttcatgatttgttttatttgctttttattagatTAAGCCAGTCTCATAACTCTACAATAATTCTTAAAAGATTAACGTGAGtttacttatgtttttttttgtttttttattaatttttttgaaaaaaaaatgttattcaatattgaatcggttgggaattaagtttcataatttgttttgatttttttttatagagatatcttgatctcatgatcaGAGTTacatattttgatgttttaatccCAATTAAATTAGGCATAGTTTTCAGATCTGGCCTTGTGGTTGGCCCAGTCCAAGGCCCTGGTTTCGGGTTTTGATCGAGTCACCAGGTTTTAACCGGGTCACCGAGTCGcccgggttaattttttaaaaaaatcaaaatgacatcgttttagtaaaaaaaaaaaagtcaacgagCTGCAATCGAGTGTTGCCGGGTCAACCAGCCGGGTCACACTGGGTTtttcgttcctttttttttcttcaacccgaccCAGTTCCAGCCTCGAGTTGGCCTAGTCCAAGGTCGACCCACCGGGctgagtttcaaaactatgaaattaggtcttttttatttttttgtataaaaggtTATCTTAGTCTTGTGttattcaacattgaatttgctttttatagaattattcttattttatgaCTCGGATTAAATGTTTAGTAGGTCAATCCAgttgattcagtttttttttaaattgatttttttatttcgggTTTTGATCGGGTCACCGGGTTTTAACCGGGTCATCGAGTCGcccgggttaattttttaaaaaaaaatcaaaacaacatcattttaataaaaaaaaaaaaaaaaaaaagtcaacgagATGTAACCGGGTGTTGCCGGGTCAACCAACACGCACcgggtttttcctttttttaaaagccCCTTTCTATACAAATTATATCTGCTTGTGAAGTATGgaagtaaattaaatttgaattccAAGCAATGGATACGTTGTAATCCACTAATGTTCATTCTCGTAATTGAATTGCAATTAAATTAAACTCGGCCCAATCTTTTACTAAAAGTCACAATTCCCCGAGTTCtatacatattttcttttttcttttttgttgtagtGTAAAGTTGCAATAAATCTTACAGAAAGTGTCCAAATTAACCGCAACACTACAATCCTTGTCCCTTGCCAGCAGGAGTCAAGGTTATACTTGGATGGTCAGAGATGGAACCaccaaaaatatgcaaaaaagtCATGATCCGAAAAGCGGTGCTTTCTCTTTCAATGGGGCCTTTTCCCCTTCTTACTTTCTTTATGATACTGGGGAATTTGTTGTCTGGGTCCGGTAACTCCATGACGGGCCGGTGGGTGGCGGTAGAGCCTCTACCGCCGAAGTAGATGAATCAAAGGGGTCTGCTAGCTTGTGGTATGGAAAAGGAACAGCAAGAATGGAATTTAACGGTTGCATTTCCTTTCGTGAAAAtgcaatttaatgttgaaaactAGTCCTTTCGACGTCGGCATCGGGCACCGTCTGGTTTTGGCGTGGCGTTGCTGTTGATGGTTGTGGCTTGCTGATGTGGATGCTCGGGCTCGACTGtgtggctgttttttttttttttttaggtcaagtgatttttatttatttattgcctCACAGCTAGGTTTTTGGAAGATGCCGCCCCACGTCTCTATATAAATGCTGGCCATTGACTAGTTTTCTCAAGGTTTGTGATGCCGCCCCACGTCTTTGTCCAATTGATTCTGTGTTTAAGGAATTGATTGAACACATCAAAGATTTTGCAGATTTTTACTTAATTTCCGaattaagatattaaaaaaaaggaggaggaggttggttgGAAGACTCGAGGTCATAAACTTATGATGATTAATATCAACTGGTTATTCTTTTTACcaaatccatgtttttttttttcttttattattcatCAAGCAAGCACGAGCTATTATAAGACGATATGGAAGATGCAGGAGATTCGCTTAGGAAACCTTTGCTCCATACAAGGAGCTAGGTGGTGCAAACGGAGCTAGGCAGTCAAGCTTAGCGAGCTCCTCTGCTCAGTGATGGTGCTTTTTATGGGATTCTTGACCTCTTTCTTCTCGCCCGTCTTCTCCTTGATTTTGTCCTGGGCGGAGATTAGAACAGGACCTAATTAATGACGATAGAAGATGACGGTTTTACCCTGCCTCGAAAATGTTTTGCACTgcatttctatatattttaaattattttaatgcattaattttaaaaataaaaaatattattttaatatattttaatataaaaaatactttaaaaattatggaGTAAAAATTTATCCAATACTTCAACTTGGATGGATTCAAGACGTAGCCATTCCTGATGATCGATGTGCTAGCGAGGAGGAAAGAGAGAGACCCCATTTAACAATGGGAGGAAGACAGGCGTTATAAATGCAAATGTCCTCTCATTTGGCTTTGGATGGCCTCTCGTGAGTCAAGACATCATTCTTCTTTGCCGCCCACACCGAGCATGTTTGAATCTGTCATTTAAGTGCCGGCTGTACTTACGTTGTACTCCATGTAAGGTAGTGTTTGGTTGTACGTTTTCACCtgcattttatcaaattttaattattttttttttgttaaaattaagtatgatttgtactttttggatcattttgatgtgcttatgtcaaaaataatttttaaaaaataaaaaaatatcattgatatgtatttcggcacgaaaagctatttgaaaagcaaccgctaccacactgccacaCACGCTCTAAATACTCTTGCCTACAAACTGCAATTTGGTTATTAAATTGCAACAGAGAGATGgagaaatagattttaaaaaaaaactagtaattttttt
This genomic interval from Populus alba chromosome 1, ASM523922v2, whole genome shotgun sequence contains the following:
- the LOC118046946 gene encoding outer envelope protein 39, chloroplastic isoform X2; this encodes MGAQESVHAGKAKIDANVDFTHKLCAALRLPSLRSTGSPLSLIIGSLCIKHPNLFGGSEKLDVSWDKGLYDSNVIIAFRRPRPEWLSQKCFVIQHSFSPEIGVHGIPIDNFSRSGSGGVNLSRISAGLDRNEPATSDWSSTTSIKFEHVQIVNDSWRSITRDIDGFPLTRSGSPHDNMVVLKQESQYAKANDHSFYRFRMQIEQGIPILSKWLIFNKFKFIATKGVKLGPSFLLASLAGGSIVGDMAPYQAFAIGGLGSVRGYGEGAVGSGRSCLVANSELTFPLNKMLDGAFFLDFGTDLRSACLVPVQFWSFRKSSNEAGQTGIRSWAWIWPSFQVSDWSFYG
- the LOC118046946 gene encoding outer envelope protein 39, chloroplastic isoform X1; this translates as MGAQESVHAGKAKIDANVDFTHKLCAALRLPSLRSTGSPLSLIIGSLCIKHPNLFGGSEKLDVSWDKGLYDSNVIIAFRRPRPEWLSQKCFVIQHSFSPEIGVHGIPIDNFSRSGSGGVNLSRISAGLDRNEPATSDWSSTTSIKFEHVQIVNDSWRSITRDIDGFPLTRSGSPHDNMVVLKQESQYAKANDHSFYRFRMQIEQGIPILSKWLIFNKFKFIATKGVKLGPSFLLASLAGGSIVGDMAPYQAFAIGGLGSVRGYGEGAVGSGRSCLVANSELTFPLNKMLDGAFFLDFGTDLRSACLVPGNPAMRQGKPGSGVGLGYGLRFKSPIGHFMVNHAINDFQQRTVYFGISNLI